Proteins co-encoded in one Bremerella sp. TYQ1 genomic window:
- the ilvE gene encoding branched-chain-amino-acid transaminase — protein MSAKVYINGKFFAPNEAMISVFDHGLLYGDGVFEGLRIYNGKIFRLEQHIRRLYDSAKAICLKIPMSVEEMTTACLETVKQSEFTDGYIRLVITRGAGTLGLGPERTHDPQVIIIVDKIKLYPQEFYDNGLAIITAATIRNHPAALSPRIKSLNYLNNIMAKIEASNAGCLEALMLNHKGEVSECTADNIFIVRDGNLLTPPTDAGILEGVTREVVLELAKAAGIPTFEKTLTRHDVYVADECFMTGTAAEVIGVVKVDDREIGDGKPGPITKKLKQLFVEHTTG, from the coding sequence ATGTCCGCGAAAGTCTATATCAACGGGAAGTTTTTCGCTCCGAACGAAGCGATGATCAGCGTTTTCGATCATGGACTTTTGTACGGCGACGGGGTGTTTGAGGGGCTGAGAATCTATAACGGGAAAATCTTCCGCCTAGAACAGCATATTCGCCGTCTTTATGATTCGGCCAAGGCGATCTGTCTGAAGATCCCGATGAGCGTCGAAGAGATGACGACCGCTTGTCTCGAGACGGTCAAGCAAAGCGAATTCACTGACGGATACATTCGCCTGGTGATTACCCGCGGTGCCGGTACGCTGGGGCTTGGACCTGAACGGACGCACGATCCCCAGGTCATCATCATTGTCGACAAGATCAAGCTCTACCCCCAAGAGTTCTACGACAACGGTTTGGCGATCATCACCGCGGCCACTATCCGCAACCATCCTGCGGCCCTTTCGCCACGGATCAAGTCGCTGAACTACCTGAACAACATCATGGCGAAGATCGAAGCCAGCAATGCTGGTTGTTTGGAAGCATTGATGTTGAATCATAAGGGGGAAGTGTCGGAGTGTACCGCCGACAATATCTTCATTGTCCGCGACGGCAACTTGCTGACCCCGCCGACCGACGCTGGCATTCTGGAAGGTGTCACGCGGGAAGTGGTGCTGGAATTGGCCAAAGCAGCGGGCATTCCAACGTTCGAGAAGACCCTGACGCGGCACGATGTCTACGTCGCCGATGAATGCTTCATGACAGGGACCGCTGCGGAAGTGATCGGCGTGGTGAAAGTGGACGACCGAGAAATCGGCGACGGCAAGCCAGGCCCCATCACCAAGAAGCTAAAGCAGCTCTTCGTCGAGCACACGACCGGCTAA
- a CDS encoding EVE domain-containing protein: MNYWLMKTEPESYSIDDLAKEKKKTTFWSGVRNYQARNFMRDDMKKGDLVLFYHSNAKPPSIVGVAEVVKESYPDFTSWDENDHHYDPKSTPENPRWFMVDIKLKKKFPEALGRDQLTGVKALADMELMRKGSRLSVQPVKKKEFDAILKLASVTL; the protein is encoded by the coding sequence ATGAATTACTGGTTAATGAAAACAGAGCCAGAGTCGTACTCGATCGACGATCTGGCCAAAGAAAAGAAGAAAACCACCTTTTGGTCCGGCGTCCGCAACTATCAGGCTCGCAACTTCATGCGCGATGACATGAAGAAGGGAGACCTGGTGCTCTTCTACCACTCCAACGCCAAGCCCCCATCGATTGTCGGAGTGGCCGAGGTGGTCAAAGAAAGCTACCCCGACTTCACCTCGTGGGACGAGAACGACCACCACTACGACCCCAAAAGCACGCCAGAGAACCCACGCTGGTTCATGGTCGACATCAAGCTGAAAAAGAAGTTCCCCGAAGCGTTGGGCCGAGATCAACTGACCGGCGTCAAAGCCTTGGCCGATATGGAACTGATGCGCAAAGGCTCTCGCCTGTCGGTCCAGCCAGTGAAAAAGAAAGAATTCGACGCCATCCTGAAACTGGCCAGCGTGACGTTGTAG
- a CDS encoding 2-hydroxyacid dehydrogenase: MEVAVFGTKSYDRQFLEAAAEGSDIQWHFIEPRLTATTAPLAHPFEAICCFVNDEISDGVLTRLAEGKTKLIAMRCAGYNNVDLPKADELGIQVARVPAYSPYAVAEHAAGLILTLNRKYHKAYNRVREGDFSLGGLLGFDLNGKTVGVIGTGKIGQLFAKIMHGFGCDLLAYDIHEAEECTKLGVHYVPLDELLAKSDIISLHCPLLPATKHLIGDDAIAKLKPGAMIVNTSRGGLIDTVAAIGGLKSGQIGSLGIDVYEEEAELFFEDKSETVIQDDVFARLMTFPNVLVTGHQGFFTQNALEAIAEVTVQNLKEFGAGKELTNEVKVS, encoded by the coding sequence GTGGAAGTTGCTGTCTTTGGAACGAAATCGTACGACCGTCAATTCCTGGAAGCGGCCGCCGAAGGGAGTGACATTCAGTGGCACTTCATCGAGCCACGATTGACCGCAACGACGGCACCACTGGCTCATCCTTTCGAAGCGATCTGTTGTTTCGTGAACGATGAAATCTCGGACGGCGTCCTTACCAGGCTGGCCGAAGGAAAGACGAAACTAATCGCCATGCGATGTGCCGGGTACAACAACGTCGACTTGCCGAAAGCGGACGAGCTCGGCATACAAGTCGCCAGGGTACCGGCTTACAGCCCTTATGCGGTCGCCGAGCATGCGGCTGGTTTAATCCTGACGCTCAACCGCAAATACCACAAGGCGTACAACCGTGTCCGTGAAGGGGATTTCTCGCTCGGAGGGCTGCTTGGCTTCGACTTGAATGGCAAGACGGTCGGCGTGATCGGTACTGGGAAGATCGGCCAGCTGTTCGCCAAAATCATGCATGGATTCGGGTGCGATCTGCTGGCCTACGACATCCACGAAGCAGAAGAATGCACCAAGCTGGGCGTCCACTATGTTCCACTGGATGAACTGCTGGCCAAGTCGGACATTATTTCGCTGCATTGTCCCTTGCTGCCGGCCACGAAACATTTGATCGGCGACGACGCCATTGCCAAGCTGAAACCAGGGGCAATGATCGTCAACACCAGCCGCGGCGGCTTGATCGATACGGTCGCAGCGATCGGCGGGCTCAAATCAGGCCAAATCGGCTCGCTGGGAATTGATGTCTACGAGGAAGAAGCCGAACTGTTCTTCGAGGACAAGTCGGAAACGGTGATCCAAGACGACGTCTTTGCCCGACTGATGACATTCCCGAACGTGCTCGTCACCGGTCACCAAGGCTTCTTCACCCAAAACGCCCTGGAAGCGATCGCAGAAGTGACGGTACAGAACTTGAAAGAGTTTGGAGCGGGAAAAGAGCTCACCAACGAGGTTAAGGTTTCGTAG
- a CDS encoding HAD family hydrolase, with translation MTALSHLKGIIFDMDGTLVDSGLDFAAMRSEMGLRPGIPILEQLVELSQAERIAKEEILHRHEMDGAKRASMIDGADRLLAALALEGRPMAIVTRNSTPVTQQTLKLLEIGHYFDIVICREDGPHKPDPWAIQEICRRWQFAVDEVVMVGDYELDILSAHHAGCPSVLFTEGKAPQTVAGHQLATHVATHFNELYHLLAPREDSI, from the coding sequence ATGACCGCACTTTCCCATCTTAAAGGCATCATCTTCGACATGGACGGGACGCTTGTCGACTCGGGCCTCGACTTTGCTGCCATGCGTTCCGAAATGGGTTTGCGGCCAGGCATTCCCATCTTAGAGCAGTTAGTCGAGCTCTCCCAAGCAGAGCGCATCGCCAAAGAAGAAATTCTTCATCGTCACGAAATGGACGGGGCCAAACGGGCCTCGATGATCGACGGGGCGGATCGATTGCTCGCCGCGCTGGCATTGGAAGGTCGACCGATGGCGATCGTCACGCGCAACAGCACGCCTGTCACGCAGCAAACGTTGAAACTGCTGGAGATCGGGCATTACTTCGACATCGTCATCTGTCGTGAAGATGGTCCTCACAAGCCCGATCCGTGGGCAATTCAAGAGATCTGCCGGCGTTGGCAATTTGCGGTCGACGAAGTGGTGATGGTTGGCGACTACGAACTGGACATTCTCTCGGCGCATCATGCCGGTTGCCCGAGTGTCCTTTTCACCGAAGGCAAAGCCCCTCAAACGGTGGCAGGTCACCAATTGGCCACTCATGTAGCAACCCATTTTAACGAGCTTTACCACTTGCTAGCTCCGCGCGAAGATTCGATCTAG
- a CDS encoding TIGR03009 domain-containing protein yields the protein MKNGIFLAACMAVIGLVGSSSFAQAPNNNGQPLGLAQNGQQVNPQQQNLQPGMVAGQAQAGQPQMMPAPFQINPQEEKYIDDILQFWEFRSKKVNHYEASFERWEYDTVFGPPNKDTHKTYSKGTIKYEQPDKGLFKVDSIQHYTPPKEAGSAPSYEFRPAEVLEHWVCDGQSIFEFDVAAKQLKIWPLPPEQQGQAITNGPLPFLFGAKKQEIKERFYLRVSPHQTNNPNEYWLEAWPKRPQDAAEYRYIDILIDREEFLPFAIAVFDRNYNPQAQPPNMPNYSRTVYQFSDRKTYEEGGLTANLQQMFKRSFYQPQLPSGWQRVVQQSPGMQQGGQAPANAGRPNASIPR from the coding sequence ATGAAGAACGGAATCTTCCTCGCGGCGTGCATGGCCGTTATTGGCCTCGTCGGCAGCAGCTCCTTCGCCCAGGCCCCCAATAACAACGGCCAGCCTCTCGGTCTTGCTCAGAATGGCCAGCAGGTAAATCCGCAGCAGCAAAATCTTCAACCCGGCATGGTCGCCGGCCAGGCTCAAGCGGGCCAGCCGCAAATGATGCCGGCTCCGTTCCAGATCAATCCGCAGGAAGAGAAGTACATTGACGACATCCTGCAGTTCTGGGAATTCCGCAGCAAGAAGGTCAACCACTACGAAGCTTCCTTCGAACGCTGGGAATACGACACCGTCTTCGGACCACCCAACAAAGACACGCACAAGACCTACAGCAAAGGCACCATCAAGTACGAACAGCCTGACAAAGGCTTGTTCAAAGTGGATTCTATTCAGCACTACACGCCACCGAAGGAAGCCGGATCGGCCCCTTCCTACGAGTTTCGCCCAGCCGAAGTGCTCGAACATTGGGTCTGCGATGGTCAGTCGATCTTCGAGTTCGACGTGGCCGCGAAGCAGTTGAAGATCTGGCCGCTACCGCCGGAGCAGCAAGGGCAAGCGATCACCAACGGTCCCCTTCCCTTCCTTTTCGGTGCCAAGAAGCAAGAGATCAAGGAGCGGTTTTACCTGCGTGTCTCGCCCCATCAGACGAACAACCCCAACGAATATTGGCTTGAGGCCTGGCCGAAGCGTCCACAAGATGCCGCCGAGTATCGTTACATCGATATCTTGATCGACCGAGAAGAGTTCCTGCCGTTCGCCATTGCCGTGTTCGATCGGAACTACAACCCTCAGGCACAGCCGCCGAACATGCCCAACTACTCGCGAACCGTCTACCAGTTCTCGGATCGTAAGACCTACGAAGAAGGTGGCCTGACCGCGAACTTGCAGCAAATGTTCAAACGATCGTTCTATCAGCCGCAACTGCCCAGCGGTTGGCAACGCGTCGTGCAGCAGTCGCCAGGAATGCAGCAGGGTGGCCAGGCCCCCGCCAACGCAGGCCGGCCCAACGCGTCGATTCCGCGTTAA
- a CDS encoding NfeD family protein, with product MLKARGTWVWWADAFLFLALVTCFPSAVWSQNNDPAAKEEIQPDPAERDPAAAAKLTAVRLKVPLPITGTVDTDIKQSLQKLLSRLTDKDQRPVVILEMEADDQGQTQGSEFERSLAIARFLTSKEATRLKTVAFLKGPIEGHAVLVPLACEQIVMHPDAELGKAGIDEASISTTMRQAYEEIAGFRNVLPPTLALGMLDPSLEIYRVNDRRFVDGEEYAKLKAEGQVATSEKLVPRGQMGLFTANQLRQDLQLISHLSENYRQLAALLEIPENQITQDLGLNRNWKAARFIMDGEISNRMVQRTSLSMQDAVTNGMNFLLIELKSQGGDPVACENMVNFLLGLPDTVHTVALITQEATSNASLIALACDEIAIAPEAKLGGPGSYTYTPQGRADLEDYLAKISTEANRSWSVWGAMNDPDLKVFRYDRPGTTLVKYLSEREAADMPQAGEWKQGAEVTQPDQPLQLSGTKALDWGVADAPASSVSDVTRRYGLPDELAVPKPNWAQQFIEILASPSLAMFCLFIGVIAMISEFKAPGVGVPGFVAIMCFGLFFWSRFLNGTAGWLEALLIVGGLFFILLEVLVLPGFGIFGLGGGMMFITGIVLAMQTFIWPSTDYELDQVPYSLATVLVLFSGMIAAALFAKHVLPRTPFLNQTMLDAPDDEAMEEIRRRETIVDLSHLVGNTGHALTALRPSGKAKIGHEIVSVTSDGDMIESGDKIVVVEVRGNYAIVRAAS from the coding sequence ATGTTGAAAGCTCGCGGCACCTGGGTCTGGTGGGCAGACGCTTTTCTGTTCCTGGCTCTAGTCACCTGTTTCCCCTCGGCAGTTTGGTCGCAAAATAACGATCCCGCTGCTAAGGAGGAAATCCAGCCAGACCCAGCGGAACGAGATCCGGCTGCTGCCGCCAAACTGACGGCCGTGCGGCTGAAAGTCCCCCTGCCGATCACCGGTACGGTCGATACCGACATCAAGCAAAGCCTGCAAAAGTTGCTCTCTCGCCTGACCGACAAGGACCAGCGTCCTGTCGTGATCCTCGAGATGGAAGCGGACGATCAGGGGCAAACGCAAGGAAGCGAGTTCGAGCGAAGTCTCGCCATTGCCCGGTTCCTTACCTCGAAAGAAGCGACACGCCTCAAGACGGTCGCGTTTCTGAAAGGTCCAATCGAAGGTCACGCCGTTTTGGTTCCCTTGGCGTGTGAACAAATCGTCATGCATCCCGACGCCGAACTCGGCAAAGCAGGCATCGACGAAGCCTCGATCTCGACCACCATGCGGCAGGCGTATGAAGAGATTGCCGGCTTCCGCAATGTCTTGCCACCGACGCTTGCGTTGGGAATGCTCGACCCAAGCCTCGAGATCTACCGCGTCAACGATCGCCGTTTTGTCGACGGCGAGGAGTATGCAAAACTGAAAGCGGAAGGACAAGTCGCCACCTCCGAGAAGCTCGTGCCGCGTGGGCAGATGGGCCTCTTCACCGCCAATCAACTGCGACAAGATCTGCAATTGATCAGCCATCTGAGCGAGAACTATCGCCAATTGGCCGCGCTGCTGGAGATTCCCGAAAACCAGATCACGCAAGATCTCGGCTTGAACCGCAATTGGAAAGCGGCTCGCTTCATCATGGATGGCGAGATCTCCAACCGCATGGTGCAGCGGACTTCTTTGTCCATGCAAGATGCGGTGACCAACGGCATGAACTTTCTGTTGATCGAACTGAAGTCGCAAGGGGGCGATCCGGTTGCCTGCGAGAACATGGTCAACTTCCTGTTGGGGCTGCCTGACACAGTTCATACCGTGGCATTGATCACCCAGGAAGCCACCTCCAACGCTTCGCTGATTGCCCTTGCGTGCGACGAGATCGCGATCGCTCCGGAAGCAAAGCTCGGCGGTCCCGGCAGCTATACCTACACCCCGCAAGGCCGCGCCGACTTGGAAGATTATCTCGCGAAGATCTCGACCGAAGCCAACCGTTCCTGGTCGGTTTGGGGCGCGATGAACGATCCCGATTTGAAAGTCTTCCGCTACGACCGACCTGGCACAACGCTGGTGAAATACCTCAGCGAGCGAGAAGCGGCTGACATGCCGCAAGCCGGCGAGTGGAAACAAGGGGCGGAAGTCACTCAGCCCGATCAACCACTTCAACTAAGCGGTACCAAAGCGCTCGACTGGGGCGTGGCCGACGCGCCGGCGAGTAGTGTTTCCGATGTCACACGCCGGTATGGACTGCCGGACGAATTGGCCGTTCCCAAGCCGAACTGGGCCCAACAGTTCATCGAGATCTTGGCCAGCCCTAGCTTGGCGATGTTCTGCTTGTTCATCGGCGTGATTGCGATGATCAGCGAATTCAAAGCCCCCGGCGTTGGCGTTCCGGGTTTCGTCGCCATCATGTGTTTCGGTCTGTTCTTCTGGAGCCGCTTTTTAAACGGCACCGCTGGCTGGCTCGAAGCATTGCTAATCGTGGGCGGTTTGTTCTTCATTTTGCTGGAAGTGTTGGTTCTGCCAGGCTTCGGGATCTTTGGTCTCGGCGGGGGGATGATGTTCATCACGGGGATCGTGCTCGCGATGCAGACATTCATCTGGCCATCGACCGACTACGAACTCGATCAGGTGCCTTACTCGCTGGCGACCGTGTTGGTGCTGTTTTCAGGGATGATCGCCGCGGCGCTGTTTGCCAAACATGTACTGCCGCGGACGCCATTCTTGAATCAAACGATGCTCGACGCTCCTGACGACGAGGCGATGGAAGAGATTCGCCGCCGCGAAACAATCGTCGATCTTTCGCACCTGGTCGGCAACACGGGACATGCCCTGACGGC